The following coding sequences are from one Saccopteryx bilineata isolate mSacBil1 chromosome 3, mSacBil1_pri_phased_curated, whole genome shotgun sequence window:
- the HTR1D gene encoding 5-hydroxytryptamine receptor 1D encodes MSPPNQSAEGLLQEASNKSLNGTETPETWDPGILQALKISLAIVLSVITLATVLSNAFVLTTIFVTRKLHTPANYLIGSLAMTDLLVSILVMPISIVYTITHTWSFGQILCDIWLSSDITCCTASILHLCAIALDRYWAITDALEYSKRRTAGHAAAMIATVWAISICISIPPLFWRQAKAHEEMSDCVVNTSQISYTIYSTCGAFYIPSVLLIILYGRIYVAARNRILHPPSLYGKRFTTAQLITGSAGSSLCSLNPNLHETHAHLAGSALFFNHVKVKLADSVLERKRISAARERKATKTLGIILGAFIICWLPFFVASLVLPICRDSCWIHPALFDFFTWMGYLNSLINPIIYTVFNEEFRQAFQRVVRFRKS; translated from the coding sequence ATGTCCCCGCCAAACCAGTCAGCGGAAGGCCTTCTCCAGGAGGCTTCCAACAAATCTCTAAATGGTACGGAAACTCCAGAAACTTGGGATCCAGGGATCCTCCAAGCCCTCAAGATTTCTCTTGCTATAGTTCTTTCCGTTATCACACTGGCCACAGTCCTTTCCAACGCCTTCGTGCTAACCACCATCTTCGTCACCAGGAAGCTCCACACCCCCGCCAACTATCTCATTGGCTCCCTGGCCATGACTGACCTCTTAGTTTCCATCTTGGTCATGCCCATCAGCATTGTGTATACCATCACCCACACCTGGAGCTTTGGCCAAATCCTGTGTGACATCTGGCTGTCTTCTGACATCACGTGCTGCACGGCCTCCATCCTGCATCTCTGCGCCATTGCTCTGGACAGGTATTGGGCCATCACGGACGCCCTGGAGTACAGTAAACGCCGGACAGCAGGCCACGCAGCGGCCATGATCGCCACTGTCTGGGCCATCTCTATCTGCATCTCCATACCACCACTCTTCTGGCGGCAGGCCAAAGCTCACGAAGAGATGTCAGACTGCGTGGTGAACACTTCTCAGATCTCCTACACCATCTACTCCACGTGTGGGGCCTTCTACATCCCGTCTGTGTTGCTCATCATCCTCTATGGCCGGATCTACGTGGCCGCCCGGAACCGCATCTTGCACCCACCATCCCTCTACGGGAAGCGCTTCACCACAGCCCAGCTCATCACAGGCTCTGCGGGGTCTTCACTCTGCTCCCTCAATCCCAACCTGCACGAGACGCATGCTCACTTGGCCGGCTCTGCTCTCTTCTTCAATCACGTGAAAGTCAAGCTTGCTGATAGTGTTCTGGAACGCAAAAGGATTTCTGCTGCTAGGGAAAGGAAAGCCACTAAGACCCTGGGGATCATTCTGGGGGCCTTTATCATCTGCTGGTTGCCCTTCTTTGTTGCATCTCTGGTTCTCCCCATCTGCCGGGACTCGTGCTGGATCCACCCAGCCCTTTTTGACTTTTTCACCTGGATGGGCTATTTAAACTCCCTCATCAATCCAATAATCTATACTGTGTTTAATGAAGAGTTTCGGCAAGCATTTCAGAGAGTTGTCCGTTTCCGGAAGTCGTAA